The genome window GAGTCATGAAACCGATCGGCAATGACCCAGGTTCCAGAGGCCAGTGCTGGCTGAATGACTTCTCTTACAAGTTGAGCACGGCTGGCACAAAAGAGAAGAAGTTCTGACTCAGGACACATGCCTTCACCTGCTGGATCATGTTTGAGAAGATTGCGGACAGCTTCACCAAGTTTAGTGGCTCCCGGTTCTCTCAAGGTAATGACTTTCAACTTTTTTGCTTTGAGCCAATCTTGCAACAAAGCAATCTGAGTGGTCTTACCGGCTCCTTCGGATCCCTCAAATGAAATAAACTGACCAGAGTTCGGCACTGTGAGCTTCAAAATACCACCTTATGAGGTGATTTCAATACTTGCTACAGCCATCGCTGCGATCCCTTCCTTGCGGCCTACAAATCCCATGGTTTCATTGGTCGTGGCTTTTATGGTGATCTGAGACGGTTTAATCTTTAGAGATTTGCTAAGGACTTCGCGCATCGCATTTAGGTGTGGAAGTACCTTAGGGGCTTCCGCGATTACGGTAGCATCCACATTATTGATTGTCGCTCTGCGTTCGGCTATCATCCTGGAAATATGTTCTAAGAAGAGGGTGGAGCGAGCGTCTTTCCACTCGGGGTCTGTGTTGGGAAAGTGGTAACCTATATCGCCCTCGCCTAAGCTGCCAAGCAATGCATCGGCAATAGCATGGATGAGCACATCAGCATCAGAGTGGCCTAGTAGCCCTTTTTCATATTCAATTTTGACACCACCAAGATAGCAATCTCTATCTTCGGCAAACTGGTGCACATCGTATCCAATTCCGACTCGGTTCATTTGGGGAGGATGCGCAAGGACTCCGAAGTTTCAAGATTTAGTTGCTTAACACGCATATTCAAGCTAGATATTTTGGCCCTTTTGTTAAAGGTCATCATAAACTATGAGAAAGCCTCTAACGAAGTAAAATTAGGGAAAAGAGGTAGCAAATGTCCGATATCAGTAAAATTAGAAACATCGCCATCGTCGCTCACGTAGATCATGGAAAAACAACACTCGTTGATCAGTTGCTCAAGCAGTCTGGAACATTCCGAGAAAATCAGGATATTGAAGAGAGAGTGATGGATTCCATGGATCTAGAGCGAGAAAAGGGCATTACTATTAAAGCAAAAAATGCATGTATCAAATGGAATGATCACACCATCAATATTGTAGATACGCCGGGCCATGCCGATTTTGGTGGTGAAGTTGAGCGTGTGATGAAGATGATTGATGGTGTTCTACTATTGGTAGATGCCTTCGAAGGTCCTCAGGCCCAAACGAAATTTGTTTTACAAAAAGCTTTAGAGTGCGGGGCACGTCCTATCGTTGTCGTGAATAAGATAGACCGTCCCAACGCTCGTCCACATGAGGTCTTGGATATGGTCTTTGAGCTATTCTTGTCACTCAATGCAACAGACGAACAGTTAGATTTTCCTGCTATTTATGCCTCTGCTCGTGATGGCTATGCCGTTAGGGATTGGAAGGGTGAGGTTACAGATGAATGTCGCAATGCGGGTATGATCAGTATCTATGAAGCAATTGAGAAATTTGTCCCCCAACCGATTCTTAGGGATGAGGCATTTTTCTCGATGCTTGTGGCTAATCTTGATTGGAGTGATTACGTCGGAAGGATTGCCTTTGGCAAGATATACAGTGGTTCAGTGAAGGTGGGAGATTCTGTTGTTTGTTTGCATAGTGATGGCACCTCAGAAAAAAATAAAGTGACAAAGCTTTTCTCCTATGAGGGGATGCAACGTGTAGAAGTGCAGGAAGTTAGCGCCGGTTCCATTGTTGGCTTAGCTGGTCTGGAAAGCGTGTTTATAGGAGAGACTATTACCGATCAGACCGACCGTGAAGCTCTACCTTTTGTCGCCATTGATCCTCCTACAATAGCCATGCAGTTCCTCGTCAATGATTCTCCATTCGCAGGACGCGCAGGCAAATTTTTAACCGCTCGCCACATTAAGGATCGCCTCGTCCGGGAGACGCGAGTGAATGTGAGTTTACAAGTGGAAGACTCCAAACGCGCAGGTGCTTTCAATGTCAGAGCAAGGGGTGAAATGCAAGTGGCAGTGATTGTTGAGCAGATGCGTCGCGAAGGTTACGAACTAATGGTTTCTCGTCCTCAAGTGATTTTAGAGGAGGATGAGAGTGGTAAGACACTTGAGCCTATAGAGAATCTTTATATTGATGTTCCGAGTGATGCCTTAGGTGATGTCTTGCAAAATCTAGCGGGAAGAAAAGGTGAAGTAAAAGACATGCGCCATCAGGCGACATCTGTTATTGTGGAGGCTGAGATCCCGACGCGCGGAGTTATTGGTCTGGAAACAGATATTAAAAATTTAACCCGTGGTATGGGAATCATGAGTCATATGTTTAAGGAGTATGGAGAATTTCGTGGAGAGATTGCAGGTCGTAAAAATGGTGTCCTTGTGGCCATGGAGGATGGGACAACCGCCGCTTATTCTCTTGATACTTTGCAAGCTAGGGCAAAGATGTTTGTAGATGCTAGTGAGGAGGTCTATTCGGGAATGGTTGTTGGTGAGAACTCTCGCTCTGATGATATGGTAGTCAATCCGTGTAAAACGAAGCAGTTGACAAATATGCG of Verrucomicrobiota bacterium contains these proteins:
- the ispF gene encoding 2-C-methyl-D-erythritol 2,4-cyclodiphosphate synthase, which produces MNRVGIGYDVHQFAEDRDCYLGGVKIEYEKGLLGHSDADVLIHAIADALLGSLGEGDIGYHFPNTDPEWKDARSTLFLEHISRMIAERRATINNVDATVIAEAPKVLPHLNAMREVLSKSLKIKPSQITIKATTNETMGFVGRKEGIAAMAVASIEITS
- the typA gene encoding translational GTPase TypA → MSDISKIRNIAIVAHVDHGKTTLVDQLLKQSGTFRENQDIEERVMDSMDLEREKGITIKAKNACIKWNDHTINIVDTPGHADFGGEVERVMKMIDGVLLLVDAFEGPQAQTKFVLQKALECGARPIVVVNKIDRPNARPHEVLDMVFELFLSLNATDEQLDFPAIYASARDGYAVRDWKGEVTDECRNAGMISIYEAIEKFVPQPILRDEAFFSMLVANLDWSDYVGRIAFGKIYSGSVKVGDSVVCLHSDGTSEKNKVTKLFSYEGMQRVEVQEVSAGSIVGLAGLESVFIGETITDQTDREALPFVAIDPPTIAMQFLVNDSPFAGRAGKFLTARHIKDRLVRETRVNVSLQVEDSKRAGAFNVRARGEMQVAVIVEQMRREGYELMVSRPQVILEEDESGKTLEPIENLYIDVPSDALGDVLQNLAGRKGEVKDMRHQATSVIVEAEIPTRGVIGLETDIKNLTRGMGIMSHMFKEYGEFRGEIAGRKNGVLVAMEDGTTAAYSLDTLQARAKMFVDASEEVYSGMVVGENSRSDDMVVNPCKTKQLTNMRSSGDGKGIQLEPPVKMSLERMIEYIAGDEFVEATPDALRIRKQILDHTARKRAGNKNKAQ